The window CCACCAGTGACTCCTCCAGCGGCCGCGAGTCTCGTGTGATCCAGTCATCGATTCCATCGGTCGATAGAAAGAACGGCGAGCGATGATGACCGTGCTTCATGACCGTTGGCAACGCCGGACGCATGATCAATGACATCGTGAAGTTCGCCGGTGAGTCATCTTGAGATTCGTCGGACGTCTCGGGGCGGTACCAAGTGAAAATGGCTGCGGCGAACATGGGTGAGTCCTGAACGGCGGCGAAGTCGACTTCCGTCCCCGCCGTTTCGCCCCAGTAACACGGTTCACGAAAGCCGGTCATCGGAACGACGCAGCGATGTGATTTGACCGCGGACTTCCAAGGCCACTTTTCGAGGTTCTCGACACGAGCGTTGGTGAGCGGCCGCCGTTGTGACTCAGGTGTC of the Rhodopirellula bahusiensis genome contains:
- a CDS encoding SOS response-associated peptidase; translated protein: MMCNRFNLKTDLAQLARSLDAVPPKQMEFSDDIFPGKPAPAVAVNRSGGKEILPMAFGLVPFGKTPESQRRPLTNARVENLEKWPWKSAVKSHRCVVPMTGFREPCYWGETAGTEVDFAAVQDSPMFAAAIFTWYRPETSDESQDDSPANFTMSLIMRPALPTVMKHGHHRSPFFLSTDGIDDWITRDSRPLEESLVVLKQLAFEPDLSVTVARQMAPAWTKRQSSNVAKRDEQLAAIEESGPLGIPDAADTARAVDDHKA